A genomic stretch from Mastacembelus armatus chromosome 7, fMasArm1.2, whole genome shotgun sequence includes:
- the ddx19a gene encoding ATP-dependent RNA helicase DDX19A: protein MSKDSWALAVDVQEANAVEYEFSKKVDRVGYLPTLSGDINGNVFWENSENGGRRRQADKVDLAEQSLLNKLIRRSLVRNRNQVEVLQRDPTSPLYSVKTFEELRLKPELLKGVYNMGFNRPSRIQENALPLMLAQPPQNLIAQSQSGTGKTAAFSLAILSHVNPANKWTQCLCIAPTYELALQIGQVIEQMGKFCPDVKLAYGIRGNRLNRGVKLQEQIVIGTPGTVLDWCTKYKFIDPKKITMFVLDEADVMIATQGHRDQSIRIQRQLTKDCQMLLFSATFEESVWRFAEQVVPEPNIIRLKREEETLDTIKQFYVECREKEDKFTALCNLYGSLTIAQAVIFCHTRKMAAWLTAHLTTEGHQVAMLSGEMTVEQRAAVIERFRNGKEKVLVTTNVCSRGIDVEQVSLVVNFDLPVDLDGNADNDTYLHRIGRTGRFGRRGFAVNMVDSTHSMDIIKQIEMHFNRRITKLDTSNLEEMEKLMS from the exons atgtctAAAGACTCGTGGGCGCTTGCAGTCGATGTTCAGGAAGCTAACGCCGTAGAG TATGAATTCTCAAAAAAAGTGGATCGAGTGGGTTATCTGCCCACCTTGAGCGGTGATATAAATG GAAACGTTTTTTGGGAGAACAGTGAAAACGGAGGACGGAGAAGACAAGCGGACAAAGTGGACCTGGCTGAGCAGTCACTTTTAAACAAACTGATCCGTCGGTCCCTGGTGCGGAATAGAAACCAGGTTGAAGTTTTACAGCGGGACCCCACTTCTCCTCTCTACTCTGTGAAGACCTTTGAGGAGCTGAGACT GAAGCCTGAGCTGCTGAAGGGGGTCTACAACATGGGTTTTAACAGACCTTCCAGGATACAGGAGAATGCTTTGCCTTTGATGTTGGCACAGCC accTCAAAATCTGATTGCACAGTCACAGTCGGGCACAGGTAAAACTGCTGCCTTTTCTCTGGCCATTCTCAGCCATGTAAACCCAGCCAATAAATGGACGCAG TGTCTGTGCATTGCGCCTACATATGAGCTGGCTCTGCAAATTGGTCAAGTAATTGAGCAAATGGGGAAATTTTGTCCAGATGTGAAACTGGCATATGGCATTCGAGGCAACAGAT TGAATCGGGGTGTTAAGCTGCAGGAGCAGATTGTCATTGGAACACCAGGTACAGTCCTTGACTGGTGCACCAAGTACAAATTCATTGACCCCAAGAAAATTACAATGTTTGTACTGGATGAGGCTGATGTGATGATCGCTACACAGGGTCATCGAGACCAGAGCATTCGCATCCAGAG ACAGCTGACAAAGGACTGTCAGATGCTCCTTTTCTCTGCAACCTTTGAGGAGTCTGTGTGGAGATTTGCAGAGCAGGTGGTTCCTGAACCCAATATCATAAGGCTGAAGCGTGAAGAGGAGACGCTGGACACAATCAAGCAGTTCTATGTGGAgtgcagagagaaggaggacaAGTTCACAGCTCTTTGTAATCTATACGGGAGCCTTACCATTGCTCAGGCCGTGATCTTTTGCCAT actcgCAAGATGGCTGCTTGGCTGACAGCACACCTGACCACCGAGGGCCACCAGGTGGCAATGCTGAGTGGGGAAATGACAGTGGAGCAGAGAGCTGCTGTCATTGAACGCTTTAGGAATGGCAAGGAAAAGGTGCTTGTGACCACAAATGTGTGCTCCAGAG GTATTGATGTGGAGCAGGTGTCGCTTGTGGTCAATTTTGACCTTCCTGTGGACTTGGATGGAAATGCTGACAATGACACGTACCTTCATCGGATTGGCCGCACAGGACGCTTTGGCAGAAGAGGATTTGCAGTCAATATGGTTGACAGCACTCACAGCATGGATATTATCAAACAAATTGAGATGCATTTCA ACAGGAGAATCACGAAACTTGACACTAGCAATCttgaagaaatggaaaaactgaTGAGCTAA
- the ubxn10 gene encoding UBX domain-containing protein 10 encodes MHLTRPKSSKGRSRPAANNSLHTGDRDSNQRLPVSTVAPIYGRPDRNFRSQSQPIMWQANSLGQSQGLHMLHHAAAAPPQSLNKYRVLPSIERRRSVVSPDESLRKNMSSLSLSGAAATVQQRQRHEGPGLRTAHTISSEGGDGTEKPPKPPDLAPTVTKEGTGTLLLAVRAPCGRRFQENFEPEDTLLKVKTTAEARYGAKYGEVSIETMDVPRRSFADMDMTLAQCGILNRSVLCICQNSDSLMEHESI; translated from the coding sequence ATGCATTTAACAAGACCAAAGTCCTCCAAAGGACGAAGCCGACCTGCTGCAAACAACTCTCTCCATacaggtgacagagacagtAACCAGAGGCTGCCCGTGTCTACGGTGGCTCCTATTTACGGCAGGCCGGACAGAAACTTCCGCTCCCAGTCTCAGCCCATCATGTGGCAGGCCAACAGCTTGGGCCAGAGCCAAGGCTTGCACATGCTGcaccatgctgctgctgccccaCCACAGTCCTTAAACAAGTACAGGGTCCTTCCGTCCATAGAGAGGAGGCGCTCAGTAGTGAGTCCTgatgaaagcctgaggaaaaacaTGTCTAGTCTCAGCCTGTCTGGTGCTGCTGCTACCGTGCAGCAAAGGCAAAGACATGAGGGGCCAGGTCTCCGCACAGCGCACACCATCAGCTCTGAAGGGGGCGATGGGACTGAAAAGCCACCAAAGCCACCGGACTTAGCACCAACAGTGACCAAAGAAGGCACTGGTACTTTGCTCCTGGCGGTCCGAGCACCGTGCGGTAGAAGGTTTCAGGAGAACTTTGAGCCTGAAGACACTCTCCTGAAGGTGAAAACCACTGCAGAGGCCAGGTATGGGGCCAAATATGGAGAGGTCTCCATTGAGACTATGGATGTACCACGCAGGAGCTTCGCAGACATGGATATGACTTTAGCCCAGTGTGGTATCTTGAACAGATCAGTGCTGTGTATCTGTCAGAATAGTGACAGTCTGATGGAGCATGAAAGCATTTAA